One genomic segment of Komagataella phaffii GS115 chromosome 4, complete sequence includes these proteins:
- a CDS encoding Splicing factor, component of the U4/U6-U5 snRNP complex, which translates to MERKAFLDQEPPPGYVAGLGRGATGFTTQADVGTGRIVPASFSDEESDDEDFVDDRFKDADETENGLNGFKEKDDSDNEADQVFAEIEERLKRRNKRKNEVQEDEEPLDEIKKNFQELKKNLTSISEEEWFNLPESGDLTRKNKRARLEEQQQQRFYAVPDSVINGVVADTMETSNSIDVTKISVAKDRLLGLRLDEQLDTEGNDVQEYLDSLKEQEDFSAKFGDINRARLILNSLRKTEPHRGSSWIASARLEEQSKNFSKAKELIMQGCKMCPRDENVWLERIRLNKTTDTTLCKIIVTEGLQYNVKSVKLWLQAIDLENESFSRKRILRKALENLPRSVPLWRRMIEEESSQEEKLKLLTKAVELIPDNSELCVDYIRMEQKHNLERAKLFLKDSLTKIPQSVDLTLLSCEIKEYEQNSGNEPTSTEILSIVFLDVLQSLKNQDKKLTFKEWLKYCEEYEKKGEYKNLVKVIIENTVTFGFEDVPEPELVATVNKIAYEYEGTELARLSSLIYYALTEKFPFNSSAWKSFINHDKSGIEDRFEKCLDKNPTWVEFWISYNSTLLKNGNIEKARDVLDRATKHNPRDPKLIVKSIEFCFNGPNRTESLELIEKGIAKFPELKIFYVYKIKISDALKISSNKLLQVCDDGISKHSKAEEMYLLKSEILIKGGDIDTARTTLEQGITNCSQSLSLRLKLCFLDEFKMRIITRARTVLELAVTEIKSDLTWFELIRFENRNRSKEDAQIVLSKALQKHPSSVLLLILRIQFEERASKRRNLYIEALKKTNEDKLLVSVIAHNLWRRDGKPEKAFKFFKQSLESSVENGDILSIYYNFIRKNGSPEQLQDFWTTVDKIDKDQLKKGYYWIQETQDLTPWKQTEEMIENTARKLDNDLIYV; encoded by the coding sequence ATGGAAAGGAAGGCATTTTTGGACCAAGAACCTCCTCCTGGATATGTGGCCGGTTTAGGAAGAGGTGCTACAGGGTTTACCACTCAAGCAGATGTTGGTACTGGAAGAATTGTGCCTGCAAGTTTTAGCGATGAAGAATCCGATGATGAGGATTTTGTAGATGATAGATTCAAGGATGCAGatgaaacagaaaatgGGCTCAACggtttcaaagagaaagacGATAGCGACAATGAGGCCGATCAAGtctttgctgaaattgaagagagatTGAAGCGAAGAAATAAAAGGAAAAATGAAGTTCAAGAGGATGAGGAGCCTCTTGacgaaatcaaaaaaaactttcaagagttgaaaaagaatttgaCTTCTATCTCTGAGGAAGAATGGTTCAACTTACCGGAATCTGGTGATTTGACAAGAAAGAATAAGAGGGCACGGTTAGAagagcaacagcaacagaGGTTTTATGCGGTGCCAGATTCTGTCATTAATGGGGTGGTAGCTGACACAATGGAAACTTCCAATTCGATTGATGTCACTAAAATCTCTGTGGCAAAGGACAGGTTACTAGGGTTGAGGCTAGACGAACAATTAGATACCGAAGGGAATGACGTCCAGGAGTACTTAGACTCTCTCAAGGAACAGgaagatttttcagccAAGTTTGGAGACATAAATAGAGCCAGATTGATATTAAACTCATTGAGGAAAACAGAACCACATAGGGGTTCAAGCTGGATTGCTTCTGCAAGATTGGAAGAGCAAAGcaaaaacttttccaagGCTAAAGAGCTTATCATGCAAGGTTGCAAGATGTGCCCTAGAGATGAGAATGTTTGGCTGGAACGAATCAGACTTAATAAAACTACTGATACAACTCTTTGCAAAATTATTGTAACAGAAGGGCTGCAGTATAATGTAAAAAGTGTTAAGCTGTGGTTACAGGCaattgatttggaaaatgaatcgttttccagaaagagaattcTTCGAAAGGCTTTAGAGAATTTGCCTAGAAGCGTTCCACTGTGGAGAAGAATGatcgaagaagaaagctCCCAGGAAGAAAAACTTAAACTGTTAACAAAAGCCGTGGAACTAATACCTGATAATTCTGAATTATGCGTCGATTACATTAGAATGGAACAGAAACATAATCTTGAACGGGCAAAGCTATTTTTAAAAGATTCCTTGACTAAAATTCCACAGTCTGTGGACCTTACCCTTCTATCTTGCGAAATAAAGGAGTATGAGCAAAATTCAGGGAATGAGCCCACCAGTACGGAGATACTATCAATTGTCTTCTTGGACGTTCTCCAGTCATTGAAGAATCAGGATAAGAAATTGACTTTCAAGGAATGGTTGAAGTACTGTGAAGAGTACGAAAAGAAAGGAGAATACAAGAATTTGGTCAAAGTGATTATTGAAAATACGGTTACGTTTGGGTTTGAAGACGTTCCAGAGCCAGAACTTGTTGCCACCGTGAATAAGATTGCCTACGAGTACGAAGGGACAGAGCTTGCCCGTCTTTCCAGTCTAATTTATTACGCATTAACAGAAAAATTCCCATTCAACTCTTCCGCATGGAAAAGTTTTATCAACCATGACAAGAGTGGAATTGAGGATAGATTCGAAAAATGCTTGGATAAGAATCCAACCTGGGTCGAGTTCTGGATTTCCTATAATTCTActctgttgaaaaatggcAACATCGAGAAAGCAAGAGATGTTTTAGATCGTGCTACGAAGCACAATCCTCGGGATCCAAAGCTGATTGTTAAAAGTATTGAGTTTTGCTTTAATGGACCCAACCGCACGGAGTCTTTGGAGTTGATTGAAAAGGGAATTGCAAAGTTTCCTGAACTTAAAATTTTTTACGTTTacaagatcaaaatcagcGATGCATTAAAAATTTCATCTAACAAGTTACTTCAAGTATGTGATGATGGCATTTCAAAACACAGCAAAGCGGAAGAAATGTACCTGTTAAAAAGTGAGATTCTCATCAAAGGGGGTGATATTGATACAGCAAGAACTACTTTGGAGCAGGGTATCACAAACTGTTCACAATCACTTTCTCTTAGGTTAAAACTATGTTTCTTGGATGAATTCAAAATGAGAATTATCACGAGAGCTAGAACAGTTTTGGAACTTGCAGTCACAGAAATCAAATCTGATCTCACCTGGTTCGAATTGATTCGCTTTGAGAATAGAAACAGATCAAAAGAAGACGCTCAGATTGTCCTTAGTAAGGCGTTGCAAAAGCATCCTAGTTCAGTTCTACTACTAATCTTGAGAATacaatttgaagaacgGGCttccaagagaagaaaccTATACATCGAggctttgaaaaaaactAATGAAGATAAACTGTTAGTTTCTGTGATTGCTCACAATCTATGGAGAAGGGACGGTAAGCCAGAAAAAGcattcaaatttttcaaacagtCACTGGAATCTTCAGTAGAAAATGGAGACATTCTGAGCATATATTACAACTTCATAAGGAAGAATGGATCCCCAGAACAATTGCAAGATTTCTGGACTACGGTCGATAAAATCGATAAGGACCAACTGAAAAAAGGATATTACTGGATTCAAGAGACTCAAGACTTGACACCCTGGAAGCAAACCGAGGAAATGATCGAAAATACAGCCAGGAAGTTGGATAACGACTTGATATATGTTTAA
- a CDS encoding Zinc cluster transcriptional activator, with translation MKENQASNKFNLIKNPITGKPRISQACDRCRIKKIKCDGTLPSCTNCSKIGFVCKISDRLTRSSFPKGYTKNLEQKLIDMELDRNRLMLELNRIKKEGFDGTNNNIAMASSVSSSENLKSDDSSECQSVTVSLSSTSGPSLSPEPKQDDFRFRVGMDGSFVLNQFLQSPLMDYIKSLNVLQFNGCANFDQSFNDDPLVLNKYHMNLNRFLNLIFYKLLLPLIHRNSNTLNEKFAEDNNSLDSLIWKFFTNYNKLIPILEFDSFYKDYLQFIHKYYSNNQVFVDGFRKYFEFSEFEQCFIVKLILILKFTLPVIHDTSVPSEIYRLISMDSLQRLFGNIDFLKPSTDKVSILLLVLHYMVLYESPKSLLDTQDEAQKYDEFIGNLLSTAVHHITSLRLHIDPRKLQFPRPLPSNGNRLRIKLSWCYKLISKLFRVIYNIDNDSLYSLDDSHLPELQSISILHEELDVTIQFNNLLNLIPNNFHSLRDKQSLSKIKTQLLEWHKNFNTEFVEHFNLNDTDSDELSAEKINVLRSKLISLNRLNCYNSYFQLVIELQLKENLDSVVSGIFGLSNEMLIDNKSSTELLNTLQQTPIIHQSSILVSLCYRIQTGNLQDEICSILVNNYEKLLQCNDAGLPIKILPQLVHYFKGKISTNLSNSAAHEDLMNMFTLNDNLSTTTTDLDSFIIPPKRKQDQTLPIGTKRSKSASTSSVISSDDCSLFSNSLSVPTTFSGSSISVGMDNPPSSLFGSYKRPSSIVKQEPTINPRSNGTNTDSNLFDTFNDSIKGSLNNGLKKLKDIRCNSVVERSHSSQRNDFLMDQEDSITKETINFSELFTCGTPTASQSIDRSPKSLLLNDLAIAPDTLVIKPDAEDLDRLKNKIRSVKSTVH, from the coding sequence ATGAAAGAGAACCAAGCCTCCAACAAGTTCAACCTCATCAAGAACCCAATAACCGGGAAGCCCCGAATTAGCCAGGCTTGTGACAGATGTCGTATAAAGAAGATAAAATGTGACGGAACTCTACCGAGTTGCACTAACTGCTCCAAGATAGGCTTTGTCTGCAAAATCAGTGACAGGCTGACACGTAGTTCCTTTCCAAAGGGCTACACCAAGAATCTGGAACAGAAGCTTATTGATATGGAGCTGGACCGAAACAGGCTTATGTTAGAACTGAACAGAATCAAGAAAGAAGGCTTTGATGGCACTAACAACAACATTGCTATGGCATCGTCCGTCTCCAGTTCTGAAAATCTCAAGAGTGATGACTCTTCAGAGTGTCAGAGTGTCACCGTGAGCCTCTCCTCAACGAGTGGCCCCTCTTTATCTCCAGAGCCAAAGCAAGACGATTTCCGTTTCAGAGTTGGCATGGATGGGTCGTTTGTCCTCAATCAGTTTCTACAATCCCCACTTATGGACTACATCAAATCCCTGAATGTCCTACAGTTTAACGGTTGTGCTAACTTTGATCAGAGCTTCAATGATGATCCTTTGGTGTTGAACAAATATCACATGAATCTAAACAGgtttttgaacttgattttttACAAGTTGCTCCTACCGTTGATTCACAGAAACTCAAACACTCTTAACGAAAAATTTGCAGAAGACAACAATAGTCTAGACTCGTTGATCTGGAAGTTTTTTACAAACTACAACAAATTAATTCCTATCTTGGAATTTGATTCCTTTTACAAGGACTACCTCCAATTTATTCACAAATACTACTCTAATAATCAGGTCTTTGTTGATGGGTTCAGAAAGTATTTCGAGTTTAGCGAGTTTGAACAGTGCTTTATTGTCaagttgattttgattctcAAGTTCACTCTACCTGTTATTCACGATACCTCCGTCCCTTCGGAAATCTATAGATTAATTTCTATGGATAGCCTACAAAGACTATTTGGAAACATCGATTTCCTCAAGCCCTCGACTGACAAAGTTTCTATTTTGCTGTTGGTCTTGCACTATATGGTTCTCTACGAATCCCCAAAATCTTTGCTGGACACTCAAGATGAAGCTCAGAAATATGATGAGTTCATTGGAAATTTACTATCCACTGCAGTTCATCACATCACTTCACTCCGTCTTCACATTGACCCAAGAAAGCTACAATTTCCAAGACCATTACCATCGAATGGTAATCGTCTCAGAATCAAACTTTCTTGGTGCTACAAACtgatttccaaacttttccGTGTCATTTATAACATTGACAATGACTCCCTCTACAGTTTAGATGATTCACACTTGCCTGAATTGCAGTCTATCTCTATCCTACACGAGGAATTGGATGTCACCATTCAGTTCAACAACCTCCTTAATCTTATTCCCAACAACTTCCACAGCTTGCGGGACAAGCAATCGTTGAGTAAGATCAAGACTCAGTTATTGGAATGGCacaagaatttcaacaCAGAGTTTGTGGAACATTTCAATCTGAACGACACTGACAGTGATGAGCTCAGTGCCGAAAAAATCAATGTGCTGCGATCCAAGCTAATTTCTCTAAATCGTTTGAACTGTTACAACTCTTACTTTCAACTGGTCATCGAACtacaattgaaagaaaatttggaTAGTGTGGTGTCTGGAATATTTGGTTTGTCCAATGAGATGCTTATTGATAATAAATCTTCTACTGAATTGTTGAACACCCTACAACAAACGCCGATAATTCAtcaatcttcaattttggtATCCCTATGTTACAGGATTCAAACTGGTAATTTGCAGGACGAGATTTGTTCAATCTTAGTTAACAATTATGAAAAACTACTTCAATGTAACGATGCTGGATTGCCGATCAAAATTCTTCCCCAATTGGTCCACTATTTTAAGGGCAAAATATCAACCAATTTATCAAACTCTGCTGCTCATGAAGACTTGATGAATATGTTCACTTTGAATGATAATCTCTCTACAACTACTACCGATTTGGACTCTTTCATAATTCCgccaaagaggaaacagGACCAAACACTACCAATTGGAACAAAGCGCTCAAAGTCTGCTTCCACGTCCTCCGTTATCTCTAGCGATGACTGTTCATTGTTTTCCAACTCGTTATCTGTGCCAACTACTTTCTCGGGAAGTTCTATCAGTGTTGGAATGGATAATCCGCCAAGCTCGCTTTTTGGAAGTTACAAGAGACCATCTTCAATAGTCAAACAAGAACCAACAATCAACCCGAGGTCAAATGGCACTAACACCGATAGCAATCTATTCGATACCTTTAATGATTCTATCAAAGGCTCTTTGAATAACggtttgaagaagttgaaagatATCAGATGCAATTCTGTCGTGGAAAGATCTCACTCTTCCCAAAGAAATGATTTCTTGATGGATCAAGAGGACAGTATAACCAAGGAGACCATCAACTTTTCTGAGCTTTTCACCTGCGGAACTCCAACTGCGTCTCAGAGTATTGACAGATCTCCCAAGTCACTGCTGTTAAATGACTTAGCTATAGCTCCCGATACTTTGGTCATCAAACCAGACGCTGAAGACCTGGACAGattgaaaaacaaaatcagatCTGTCAAATCAACTGTTCACTAG
- a CDS encoding Essential nuclear protein involved in early steps of ribosome biogenesis produces the protein MAKRTAEEVNENKIASVKTDPNAAPEATRVVDNSAENGEDIDMEGELVSEEEEILEIDSEGEDDDDQELDERGASEKAQRVIEKDRKRTEEAEQEGGLYLPHRSKPLGPDEVLEADPSVYEMLHNVNMPWPCLTVDILPDDMGSERRRYPASMYLATGTQAERNKDNELMVLKLSGLSKTLVKDDAQDEDDDDDEDNEGSTSDPILENENIPLKSTTNRLRVSPHAAKTGEYLTASMLENGEVQLFDVASQYRAFTTPGFVIPKQSRAPIYTIRNHGKVEGYGLDWSPLISTGALLSGDVNGNVYFTSRTTSSWTTEGTPFVASDASIEDIQWSTSEKTVFATAGTDGYVRIWDTRSKNNKPAISVKASDTDVNVISWCSKVDYLLASGHDDGNWGIWDLRSFGSSPAPAPVVNYDFHKSAITSISFNPLDESIVAVSSEDNTVTLWDLAVEADDEEIKQQQQETKELNDIPPQLLFVHWQRDVKDVRWHSQIPGTLVSTGSDGLNVWKTISV, from the coding sequence ATGGCAAAGAGAACGGCTGAGGAGgtcaatgaaaacaaaattgcCTCTGTGAAAACGGATCCAAATGCTGCCCCTGAAGCAACAAGGGTTGTGGACAACTCGGCTGAAAATGGTGAAGATATCGACATGGAAGGAGAACTTGTAAGcgaggaagaagaaattttggaaatcGATTCAGAAGGTGAAGACGACGATGATCAAGAGCTAGATGAAAGAGGCGCCAGTGAAAAAGCTCAGCGAGTCATAGAAAAGGACAGGAAACGTACCGAAGAAGCAGAACAAGAGGGTGGCTTGTATTTACCTCATAGATCCAAACCTCTGGGACCAGATGAAGTGTTGGAAGCTGATCCTAGTGTTTATGAGATGCTACATAATGTAAACATGCCATGGCCTTGTCTGACAGTTGATATTCTTCCAGATGACATGGGATcggaaagaagaagatatcCTGCCTCGATGTACCTTGCTACTGGTACTCAAGCCGAAAGAAACAAGGATAACGAGTTGATGGTGCTGAAGCTGTCAGGATTATCAAAGACACTAGTGAAGGACGATGCACAGGACGAAGAcgatgacgacgatgaGGATAATGAGGGCAGCACTTCTGACCCCATCTTGGAAAACGAGAACATACCACTAAAGAGTACAACGAATAGACTCAGAGTCTCTCCTCATGCTGCTAAAACTGGGGAGTATCTGACAGCATCAATGCTAGAAAACGGTGAGGTCCAACTATTTGATGTTGCCTCCCAATATAGAGCGTTCACCACACCCGGATTTGTTATCCCCAAGCAATCCAGAGCTCCTATTTACACTATAAGAAATCATGGCAAGGTCGAAGGATATGGACTGGATTGGTCTCCATTGATCAGTACCGGTGCCCTTTTATCCGGTGATGTTAATGGTAATGTTTACTTCACTTCGAGAACTACATCCAGCTGGACAACAGAAGGCACCCCATTTGTTGCGTCTGATGCCTCCATCGAAGACATTCAATGGTCTACTTCAGAAAAAACTGTGTTTGCAACTGCAGGCACCGATGGATATGTTCGAATCTGGGATACTCGTTCTAAAAACAACAAGCCTGCTATCAGTGTGAAGGCCTCCGACACAGATGTCAATGTGATTTCCTGGTGCTCCAAGGTTGACTATTTGCTGGCTTCTGGTCATGACGATGGAAACTGGGGTATATGGGATCTGAGAAGCTTCGGCTCTTCCCCGGCTCCAGCACCTGTTGTTAACTATGATTTTCACAAATCTGCCATAACTTCTATTTCTTTCAACCCGCTTGACGAGTCTATTGTTGCTGTTTCATCCGAGGACAACACAGTGACATTGTGGGATTTGGCAGTGGAAGCCGATGACGAGGAAATcaaacaacagcaacaagAAACTAAAGAACTGAATGATATTCCACCACAACTACTTTTTGTTCATTGGCAAAGAGATGTGAAGGATGTGAGATGGCACAGCCAAATACCAGGTACTTTGGTCAGCACAGGATCTGATGGACTGAATGTTTGGAAGACAATCTCCGTATAG
- a CDS encoding Protein that forms a complex with the Sit4p protein phosphatase and is required for its function — protein MSGSFWRYNSYGPVSTIDSLLEKPDCTLEELLDDPEILQQLMASNAKLIEFLCNDTVMAQLIEYLLEDQRIQNGGFSKDEQSSSGEKSNMAEGNSKDVKKDDKTDINEKEEDESEHIMNVTNTEGLDSWHQDNSFDFCEDEEEQEETPEEIHSRRTQVSTEILSSDAWSIVDALMENTDLLNSLWGVLDLQTPLPSTTATYFMKINEQLLDMKTDEIITFILQQPNFVERFMKHIDNTPLMDFLLKVISTDKPNCSTGIIDMLYEQNLISSLVEFLGPDVQSTKQSAAGDFLKAFITISANSNTDSSTIGPNDLTRQLVSEPVIGRLVELMLHGGTGLANGVGILIEIIRKNNSDYDFVSVLYTTIETHPPNPRDPIYLGHLVKVFSKAIPTFTEMLKGKSEKVLETPFGTIEPLGFERFKICELIAELLHCSNMALLNDKKGAIIVQERDEVRAQLRTNSQLNDDLQEESIDQGIDEIKNLTLSEKNQSQMSLSDQNVDGSDTEEPEQRENTFDDSQYENGNGQKESTNMDEDEVTEITDASKRKANLKKENVVGDELKIALYDNEVIKTILEMFFKFPWNNFLHNVVFDIVQQLLTGSMTVGYNEFLVRDLFDRSAITDLILAGQRKCDEYEEQSGLRLGYMGHLTLIAEEVVKFCRSYESNLDEVIEKAVSTEDWLNYVKCTLADIRKKYNSILGGDMDIEGEDTQDFSENFVMEEGELSMDHQFQIENEPSEDQNADQESLKPSNPDSSLMFNTGWMNDMDDYEDPNDDGQSYAKPDNPLYETGNVETQQLEDGFLDEKGLDSDEDSGSSDEGESYDDDVDVLKLYRTESLH, from the coding sequence ATGTCAGGATCATTCTGGCGATACAATTCGTATGGTCCTGTCTCTACCATCGACTCATTACTAGAGAAGCCGGATTGCACTCTAGAGGAGTTATTAGATGACCCGGAAATCTTGCAGCAATTAATGGCTTCCAATGCCAAGTTGATAGAGTTTCTTTGCAACGATACTGTTATGGCACAGCTCATCGAGTACCTTCTGGAAGATCAAAGAATACAAAATGGGGGTTTTTCTAAAGATGAACAGTCATCCTCGGGTGAGAAAAGTAATATGGCTGAAGGAAATTCGAAGGATGTAAAAAAAGATGACAAAACTGATATCAATGAGaaggaggaagatgaatcaGAACACATTATGAATGTCACGAATACGGAAGGGTTAGACTCATGGCACCAGGATAACAGTTTTGACTTTTGtgaagatgaggaggaaCAAGAGGAAACACCTGAAGAGATTCATTCTCGTAGAACTCAAGTGTCTACCGAGATACTATCCAGTGATGCTTGGTCTATTGTTGATGCACTAATGGAGAATACAGATTTGTTGAATTCTCTATGGGGTGTTCTTGATTTACAAACACCTTTACCTTCGACCACAGCTACTTATTTTATGAAGATTAATGAGCAATTGCTAGACATGAAAACTGACGAAATTATCACATTCATCTTGCAGCAACCAAATTTTGTTGAACGATTCATGAAACATATTGACAATACGCCTCTCATGGACTTTTTACTAAAGGTGATTTCGACAGATAAACCTAACTGTTCCACAGGTATTATTGATATGTTATACGAACAGAACTTAATCTCATCTCTTGTTGAGTTTCTTGGTCCAGATGTTCAATCAACTAAGCAATCAGCTGCGGGtgactttttgaaggcaTTCATCACCATATCTGCAAACTCAAATACGGATAGTTCTACTATTGGCCCAAATGATCTAACCAGACAGCTTGTCTCCGAACCTGTAATTGGGCGTTTAGTAGAGTTGATGTTGCACGGTGGAACAGGCTTAGCAAATGGTGTCGGCATACTTATCGAAATTATTAGGAAGAACAACTCGGATTACGATTTTGTCTCTGTTCTTTACACAACCATAGAGACACATCCACCTAATCCCAGAGATCCAATATATTTGGGACATCTGGTGAAAGTTTTCAGCAAAGCAATTCCAACTTTCACGGAGAtgttgaaaggaaaaagtGAGAAAGTTCTGGAAACCCCATTTGGTACAATTGAGCCTTTaggctttgaaagattcaagatttGCGAGTTGATAGCCGAACTGCTTCATTGCTCGAACATGGCCTTACTCAATGATAAGAAAGGAGCTATAATTGTTCAGGAAAGAGATGAGGTTAGGGCTCAGCTTCGTACCAACTCACAACTTAATGATGATCTACAGGAAGAAAGTATAGATCAAGGTATTGACGAGATCAAGAATCTTACTCTTTCCGAGAAGAATCAGTCGCAGATGTCATTAAGCGATCAGAACGTGGACGGGTCAGATACCGAAGAGCCGGAGCAGCGGGAGAACACTTTTGATGATAGTCAATACGAAAATGGCAATGGGCAGAAAGAAAGTACTAATatggatgaagatgaagtcACAGAAATCACTGATGCctcaaaaagaaaagccAACCTGAAAAAGGAGAATGTTGTAGGCGATGAATTAAAGATTGCATTGTATGATAATGAGGTGATTAAAACCATTCTCGAGATgtttttcaagtttccttGGAACAACTTTCTTCACAATGTGgtttttgatattgttcaacaattgcTCACTGGATCAATGACTGTTGGCTATAATGAGTTTTTGGTGAGAGACTTGTTTGACCGTAGTGCCATTACGGATTTAATTCTAGCtggtcaaagaaaatgcGATGAATATGAAGAACAAAGCGGACTGCGACTGGGATACATGGGTCATCTTACTTTGATCGCTGAAGAGGTTGTCAAGTTTTGTCGGTCCTATGAATCTAATCTTGATGAAGTTATCGAAAAAGCTGTTTCCACCGAGGATTGGCTGAATTATGTCAAATGCACTTTAGCGGACATCAGAAAGAAGTATAATTCGATTCTTGGTGGAGACATGGATATTGAAGGCGAAGACACTCAAGATTTTTCTGAGAATTTTGTTATGGAAGAAGGAGAACTTTCCATGGACCACCAGTTCCAGATTGAAAACGAACCTTCTGAGGATCAGAATGCAGATCAAGAGTCCCTGAAACCATCTAATCCAGACAGTAGTTTAATGTTTAACACCGGATGGATGAACGACATGGATGATTATGAAGACCCTAATGATGACGGACAGAGTTATGCCAAACCTGACAATCCACTTTATGAGACAGGGAATGTCGAAactcaacaacttgaagatgGTTTCCTTGATGAGAAAGGCTTAGACTCGGATGAAGATAGCGGCAGCAGTGACGAAGGAGAATCTTACGACGATGATGTGGACGTTTTAAAGTTGTATCGTACAGAAAGCTTGCATTAA